In one window of Heterodontus francisci isolate sHetFra1 chromosome X, sHetFra1.hap1, whole genome shotgun sequence DNA:
- the rprm3 gene encoding reprimo, TP53 dependent G2 arrest mediator homolog 3 produces the protein MNSTWLSQAMNDSDPGKADAVQALLKCCNYTWVVSDEGAGLSPPDERSLYIMRVVQIAVLCVLSLTVIFGIFFLGCNLLIKSESMINLLVKDRRPSKEVEAIIIGSY, from the coding sequence ATGAATTCGACTTGGCTGAGCCAGGCAATGAATGATTCCGACCCGGGGAAGGCTGATGCTGTCCAGGCGCTTCTCAAGTGCTGCAATTATACCTGGGTGGTGAGTGATGAAGGGGCTGGGCTGAGCCCTCCCGACGAGCGCAGCCTGTACATCATGAGAGTGGTCCAGATCGCGGTGCTGTGTGTCCTCTCGCTGACCGTCATCTTCGGCATCTTCTTCTTGGGCTGCAATCTGCTGATCAAGTCGGAGAGTATGATCAACCTCCTGGTGAAGGACCGTAGACCTTCCAAAGAGGTGGAAGCTATAATCATCGGCTCCTACTGA